The following are from one region of the Nostoc cf. commune SO-36 genome:
- a CDS encoding WD40 domain-containing protein, whose protein sequence is MNDSYQPEDIIISNERSLKKLIRSITNSQGHFTLILARCNYQSLREQIVQQIKAECQVEIREIHLSKSIKTLYTTIEANLGDQLPQALMIFGLELIEAIDQVLISTNQVREEFRKNFPFPIVIWVNDEIFQKLIRLIPDFKSWTGNSIKFKTTTNELVENLRQTTSSVFAAILNVGAGKFLDNASLNLDFAVLNLGEIEFAVRDLQIFQQHLEPELEASVKFLLGRAADVSGDKSTARNYYEQSLAVWEQKVKDQKNISFDDLKCYGCLLWHLGLWWRQFATLHIVEHHEAYLKAKNYFQKCVEVFQQHNYPDLAAKVINNWGEALTRLEEWNELENVASVAIQLHQTYSEPIRLAYSYGLMAEVELKKSQWEKAKQYVELALQTNNISSTNTNTSLSQTINWEWEKKYYHNLYLLLIAEAQKNLNQVIEAIANLETARTESNPQHDPLLYIRILATLRSIYFEQGNYLEAFQVKLEQRSIEQQYGLRAFVGAGRLQSRLQVINPVLAKTEQKAAVTQEIAASGRMQDVNRLIERISRHDHKLTVIYGQSGVGKSSLVQAGLLPALKQRAIDARDVVPVLLQVYTDWAKVLGSSFVESLEEVRSLSLPLFLDSMAGFIEELKKNIEKDLLTVLIFDQFEEFFFAYKDPATRKPFFEFISHCLNIPYVKIILSLREDYLHYLLECNRLTHLDVIDNNILDKKILYYLGNFSPQDARSVIQSLTESSQLYLEPPLIDELVRDLAGALNEVRPIELQVVGAQLQTDKITTLAQYQEYGPKEKLVGRFLEEVVRDCGVNNEQFAKLVLYLLTDENNTRPLKTRAELEADLALEPTRLDLILKILVKSGLVFQVPGFPADRYQLVHDYLVPFVREQQSARLIAELEKEREQRKLTEAKLNQVLKQQLKTARRQTVTLVGLLTAISGIATAAIVAGINTYLTSLSNSSGEDLGIELLVSAIKTGKELKKFSIVAIPEVRLGVISKLSQTIQSTEEINRIEGYEKNVTALSFSNDSKMLAIASEDGTVKIWSIPDGRLIQTLKGHTKSVTSVSFSADGKMLATASEDGTAKIWSIPEGRPIKTLNGHTKSVTFVTFSPYGKLIATASKDKKVKIWNLEGKPIWTLGVYGDKGEIVSFSPNNEMVATGGRNDTVQLWNLDRKNPQPRTIDDYGTVGMNFTKDSTAISVVSKDIKLKVWSTIDPSLRIKSNEYCQTQMDGNVLSIGSDGKSWGIVGKNEDEKVLTVVMPDENDCDPRQRFKHNDSIINASFSPDGKLVVAVSKDRVVRLWNIKYKRPTFTTKSRKTINKIIFSFDGQIAALGIDNNTIELQDRKGNLISPTLLGDSSILSFSHDNQTLATGSPDDLLKLWKLDSNQEIPLKGSRNDITSINFSPDGKLIAAASADNSIRLWLNNGALIKTLLGHTKKVTNITFSPDSNMLATIGDDNVVKLYKKDGSLIKTLPGHTEKISNVEFSPDSKMFATIGDDNVVKLYKKDGSLINILQGHNEKVTNVEFSPDSSKLISVSFINGEIKIWRSSDGELQKSFEYYSINSANFSPEGNFITSINADKTIKLWSLNGELLATLKGHSAEITKVNFSRDETKIATSSADSTVKLWDVKKLLAIKNKYVPTTLREHTKGVNDVSFSHDGKLVASASADNTVKLWRSDSDNEKPIRTLQGFSDGVNDDIGINTVSFSSDDKIITSVSFKYNEDYRCKYFVNFWNLDGTLLKTIPGHVNFSYCSNNNIDSVIGFNPNTKTVAFISKDESLQLWDIKGKHLASLPGHTNSVNSVTFSPDDKIIASASDDKTVRLWDRNGKLPRKILAHSDKVNSVSFSSDGKIIASASNDKKINLWNVNDGTPHQLANPIDSISDTVASVVFSPDKDAIAFISGTTIKFGSLNGKSRETINNETSNNSNILSFSDDGKKLAVGNSQDNIINLHLLDGIWQKNVSLYPINAFSGIPFNLGGETIRVNNNEGTLLLNTDLDDLIQRACAIASGYLKNNPNVPNGDKNLCDGYTKNN, encoded by the coding sequence ATGAATGACTCTTATCAACCTGAAGACATAATTATCTCTAACGAGCGCTCCCTGAAGAAATTGATTCGCTCAATCACGAATTCTCAGGGACACTTTACTTTGATTTTGGCACGCTGTAATTATCAGAGTTTGCGAGAGCAAATAGTGCAGCAGATAAAAGCAGAATGTCAAGTTGAAATTCGAGAGATACACCTATCAAAATCGATTAAGACACTTTACACCACAATTGAAGCCAACTTAGGAGATCAGTTACCCCAGGCTTTGATGATATTTGGTTTGGAATTAATAGAAGCTATTGATCAAGTTCTGATTTCTACAAATCAGGTAAGGGAGGAGTTTCGGAAAAATTTTCCTTTTCCAATAGTGATTTGGGTAAATGATGAAATCTTTCAAAAGCTGATTCGTCTCATACCTGACTTTAAAAGTTGGACAGGTAATTCTATTAAGTTTAAAACCACTACGAATGAGTTAGTGGAAAATCTCCGGCAAACTACCAGTTCTGTATTTGCTGCAATTCTCAACGTTGGTGCTGGTAAGTTTCTAGATAATGCCTCTTTAAATCTTGACTTCGCCGTCCTTAATTTGGGTGAAATCGAATTTGCTGTTAGGGATTTGCAAATATTTCAACAACATTTAGAGCCAGAGCTAGAAGCAAGTGTAAAATTTTTATTAGGTCGAGCGGCAGATGTCAGTGGTGATAAATCGACAGCACGAAATTACTATGAGCAGAGTTTAGCAGTTTGGGAACAGAAGGTAAAAGACCAGAAAAACATTTCATTTGATGATTTGAAGTGTTATGGATGTTTACTTTGGCATCTCGGTTTATGGTGGCGGCAGTTTGCGACTTTGCACATAGTAGAACATCACGAAGCTTACCTAAAAGCCAAAAACTATTTTCAAAAATGTGTTGAAGTATTTCAGCAGCATAACTACCCAGATTTAGCAGCAAAAGTTATTAACAATTGGGGAGAAGCTTTAACCAGATTAGAGGAGTGGAATGAGCTAGAAAATGTGGCATCAGTAGCTATTCAGCTACATCAGACTTACTCAGAGCCAATCAGATTGGCTTACAGCTACGGACTCATGGCTGAGGTAGAGCTAAAGAAGTCTCAGTGGGAAAAAGCTAAACAATACGTAGAATTAGCACTGCAAACAAATAATATATCTTCAACTAATACGAATACTTCACTAAGTCAAACTATTAATTGGGAGTGGGAAAAGAAATATTATCATAATTTATACTTACTATTAATAGCTGAAGCTCAAAAAAATCTTAATCAAGTTATAGAAGCGATCGCTAATTTAGAAACTGCTCGTACAGAGAGTAATCCTCAGCACGATCCGCTACTATATATTCGCATTTTGGCAACCCTGCGATCGATCTATTTTGAGCAAGGTAACTATTTAGAAGCATTCCAAGTGAAGTTAGAGCAACGCTCTATAGAACAACAATATGGCTTGCGGGCTTTCGTAGGTGCTGGACGCTTACAATCTAGGCTACAGGTAATTAATCCTGTATTAGCAAAAACTGAGCAAAAAGCCGCAGTTACTCAAGAAATTGCGGCTTCAGGAAGAATGCAGGATGTGAATCGATTAATTGAGCGAATTAGTCGCCATGACCATAAATTGACAGTAATTTATGGTCAATCAGGAGTGGGTAAAAGTTCACTGGTGCAAGCAGGGTTATTACCAGCTTTAAAACAAAGAGCAATAGATGCGCGTGACGTTGTGCCAGTTCTCTTACAAGTTTATACAGATTGGGCAAAAGTTTTAGGGAGTAGCTTTGTCGAATCATTAGAAGAAGTGAGGAGCTTAAGCTTGCCTCTATTCTTAGACTCAATGGCAGGTTTTATAGAAGAATTGAAGAAAAATATAGAGAAAGATTTATTAACAGTTCTGATTTTTGACCAGTTTGAAGAATTTTTCTTTGCTTATAAAGACCCAGCAACCAGAAAACCTTTCTTTGAGTTTATCAGCCATTGTTTGAATATTCCTTATGTAAAAATCATTCTGTCTTTACGAGAAGATTATCTGCATTATCTATTAGAGTGTAATCGATTAACACATTTAGATGTAATAGATAATAATATATTAGATAAAAAAATTCTTTACTACTTAGGTAACTTTTCGCCCCAAGATGCTCGCTCTGTTATTCAAAGCTTAACAGAAAGCTCTCAGCTTTATTTGGAACCACCGTTGATTGATGAGCTAGTACGAGATTTAGCGGGAGCTTTAAATGAGGTTCGCCCAATTGAGTTGCAAGTTGTAGGAGCGCAACTTCAAACTGATAAAATTACAACACTAGCCCAGTATCAAGAGTATGGCCCTAAAGAAAAATTAGTTGGGCGATTTTTAGAAGAGGTAGTTAGAGACTGTGGTGTAAATAATGAGCAATTTGCCAAATTGGTTTTGTATCTGCTCACTGATGAAAATAATACTCGTCCTCTCAAAACTCGTGCTGAACTAGAAGCAGATTTAGCATTAGAACCTACAAGATTGGATCTAATTTTAAAAATCTTGGTGAAATCAGGCTTGGTATTTCAAGTGCCAGGATTTCCGGCTGACCGATATCAATTGGTTCATGATTATCTAGTGCCATTTGTTCGTGAACAACAATCAGCTAGATTAATCGCTGAATTAGAAAAAGAAAGAGAACAACGCAAACTCACTGAAGCCAAACTCAATCAAGTCCTCAAACAGCAGCTAAAAACTGCTCGAAGACAGACTGTGACTTTAGTCGGACTCTTAACCGCAATCAGTGGTATCGCTACAGCCGCAATAGTTGCAGGAATCAATACTTACTTAACATCTTTAAGTAATTCTTCTGGAGAAGATTTAGGGATTGAGTTACTAGTATCAGCTATAAAAACAGGTAAAGAACTGAAAAAATTCTCAATCGTAGCAATACCTGAAGTTCGGCTAGGGGTTATTTCAAAACTGAGTCAGACAATTCAAAGTACTGAAGAAATTAATCGTATAGAAGGATATGAAAAAAACGTTACAGCCTTAAGCTTTAGCAATGATAGCAAAATGTTGGCTATAGCAAGCGAAGATGGGACGGTGAAAATTTGGAGTATCCCTGACGGTAGACTAATTCAAACATTGAAAGGTCACACAAAGAGTGTCACATCTGTCAGCTTCAGCGCTGATGGAAAAATGTTAGCTACAGCAAGTGAAGATGGGACAGCAAAAATTTGGAGTATTCCTGAAGGTAGACCAATTAAAACATTAAATGGTCACACAAAAAGTGTCACATTCGTAACTTTTAGTCCTTACGGTAAACTAATAGCGACCGCCAGTAAAGATAAAAAAGTCAAAATCTGGAATTTAGAAGGTAAACCAATTTGGACTTTGGGTGTCTATGGAGACAAAGGCGAAATTGTCAGTTTCAGCCCTAACAATGAGATGGTTGCTACAGGGGGTAGGAATGATACAGTTCAACTTTGGAACCTTGACCGAAAAAATCCTCAACCTCGTACTATTGATGACTACGGAACAGTTGGTATGAATTTTACCAAGGATAGTACAGCTATTAGTGTGGTCAGTAAAGATATAAAATTAAAAGTTTGGTCTACTATTGACCCTAGTCTACGCATTAAAAGTAATGAATATTGTCAAACGCAAATGGATGGAAATGTTTTAAGTATTGGCTCTGATGGAAAGTCATGGGGGATAGTTGGAAAGAATGAGGACGAAAAAGTTTTAACAGTAGTAATGCCAGACGAAAATGATTGTGATCCAAGACAAAGATTTAAACATAATGATAGCATTATTAATGCCAGCTTTAGCCCTGACGGTAAGCTAGTAGTCGCAGTCAGTAAAGATAGAGTTGTGAGGCTTTGGAATATTAAATATAAACGTCCGACCTTCACTACAAAAAGTCGAAAGACAATAAATAAGATTATATTTAGTTTTGATGGTCAAATTGCTGCTCTGGGTATTGATAATAATACGATTGAACTTCAAGATCGTAAAGGCAATTTGATTTCACCTACCCTATTAGGAGATAGTTCAATTCTTAGTTTTAGTCACGATAATCAAACTCTTGCCACTGGTAGCCCTGACGATTTATTAAAGCTTTGGAAACTTGACAGCAACCAAGAAATTCCTTTAAAAGGTAGTAGAAATGATATCACTAGTATTAACTTCAGTCCTGATGGTAAGTTGATTGCTGCGGCTAGTGCGGATAATTCAATTAGACTCTGGCTAAATAATGGTGCTCTAATCAAGACCTTGCTAGGACACACTAAAAAAGTTACTAATATTACCTTCAGTCCAGATAGCAATATGCTTGCAACTATCGGTGATGACAATGTAGTAAAACTCTACAAAAAGGATGGTAGTTTAATTAAGACCTTGCCAGGACACACTGAAAAAATTAGTAATGTCGAATTTAGTCCAGATAGCAAGATGTTTGCAACTATCGGCGATGACAATGTAGTAAAACTCTACAAAAAGGATGGTAGTTTAATTAATATCTTGCAAGGACACAATGAAAAAGTTACTAATGTCGAATTTAGTCCAGATAGTAGTAAGCTTATATCCGTTAGTTTTATAAATGGTGAGATAAAAATTTGGCGTAGTAGTGATGGCGAACTTCAGAAATCTTTTGAGTATTACAGTATAAATAGTGCCAATTTTAGCCCTGAAGGTAATTTCATTACTTCGATTAATGCAGACAAAACTATAAAATTATGGAGTCTCAATGGAGAATTACTTGCAACCCTCAAAGGTCATAGTGCCGAAATCACAAAGGTAAATTTTAGTCGTGATGAAACGAAGATAGCTACTAGTAGTGCTGACAGTACCGTAAAGCTTTGGGATGTAAAAAAGTTGTTAGCTATAAAGAATAAATATGTACCCACAACTTTAAGGGAACATACTAAAGGAGTTAACGATGTCAGCTTTAGTCATGATGGCAAGTTAGTTGCTTCTGCAAGTGCTGACAATACTGTAAAACTCTGGCGTAGCGACAGCGATAATGAAAAACCTATCCGAACCTTACAAGGATTTAGTGATGGAGTTAACGATGATATTGGTATTAATACAGTCAGTTTTAGTTCTGACGACAAAATCATCACTAGTGTTAGCTTCAAATATAATGAAGATTATCGTTGTAAATATTTTGTAAATTTTTGGAACCTTGATGGCACATTACTAAAAACTATTCCAGGCCACGTTAATTTTTCATATTGCAGCAATAACAATATAGATTCTGTTATTGGCTTTAATCCTAATACAAAGACCGTTGCATTTATTAGTAAAGATGAGAGTTTACAACTCTGGGATATTAAAGGTAAACATTTAGCATCATTACCTGGTCATACTAACTCGGTTAATAGTGTTACATTTAGCCCTGATGATAAAATTATTGCTTCTGCTAGTGACGACAAAACTGTAAGACTTTGGGATAGGAATGGTAAGTTACCGAGAAAAATCCTAGCACATAGCGATAAAGTTAATAGTGTAAGTTTCAGTTCTGATGGCAAAATCATAGCTTCTGCTAGTAACGACAAAAAAATCAACTTATGGAACGTTAATGATGGTACGCCACACCAACTCGCCAATCCCATCGATAGCATTAGTGATACAGTTGCAAGTGTAGTTTTTAGCCCTGATAAAGATGCGATCGCTTTTATCAGTGGTACGACTATTAAGTTCGGAAGTCTTAATGGTAAATCCAGAGAAACTATCAACAACGAAACTTCAAATAATTCTAATATTTTGAGTTTCAGCGATGATGGCAAAAAACTTGCCGTCGGTAATTCTCAGGATAATATAATAAATTTACATCTTCTTGATGGTATTTGGCAGAAAAATGTTTCACTGTATCCTATTAATGCATTCTCAGGTATTCCATTTAACCTGGGTGGAGAAACGATTCGTGTTAATAACAATGAGGGAACACTATTACTTAATACAGACTTAGATGATTTAATCCAACGTGCTTGTGCCATAGCATCTGGTTATCTTAAAAATAACCCCAACGTTCCAAATGGTGATAAAAACCTCTGTGACGGCTATACTAAAAACAACTGA
- a CDS encoding AAA family ATPase, whose product MALDPIKFFNACNPSKTLKIENREDQQYYIDFSSVRGGNVIQRLRRTIINQPDESTCQLFTGHIGCGKSTELFRLKNELERQGFHVVYFESSADLDMADVDVSDILLAITRQVSASLEKVNIRLKPSYFVNLFNEIADFLQTPIQPEFEFSLPLGIGKVTAKTKDSPKLRSQLRQYLEPRTSGILEAINEQVLERAKEDLKDQGYKGLVVIVDNLDRVDISPKASGRSQPEYLFIDRGEQLKKLNCHLVYTIPLVLIFSNELSTLTNRFGVKPIILPMVTVKNREGSYNSEGMRLLRQMVLARAFPWLDEAERLSRIYEVFDSDETLDRLCRVSGGHVRNLLVLLYSCLQEDDPPIQQDCLEMVIREYRDDLVSAISDSEWTLLLQVLQQRDNVKGEDEYQILLRSMFLFEYRDMDGRWFDINPAIAESKKFQL is encoded by the coding sequence ATGGCTTTAGACCCTATTAAGTTCTTTAACGCCTGTAATCCCAGTAAAACCCTAAAAATCGAGAATAGAGAAGACCAACAGTATTATATTGACTTCTCTTCAGTTCGTGGAGGCAATGTAATTCAACGCCTACGACGAACAATTATCAACCAACCGGATGAGTCAACTTGTCAACTGTTCACTGGACATATCGGTTGTGGCAAATCTACAGAACTATTCCGACTCAAAAATGAATTAGAACGGCAAGGTTTTCATGTGGTCTACTTTGAGTCTAGTGCTGATTTAGATATGGCAGATGTGGATGTCAGCGATATTTTGTTGGCAATCACTCGTCAAGTGAGTGCCAGTCTAGAGAAGGTTAACATCAGACTCAAACCAAGCTATTTTGTCAATTTGTTCAATGAAATTGCCGATTTCTTGCAGACACCGATACAACCAGAATTTGAATTTTCATTGCCTCTAGGAATTGGTAAAGTCACAGCGAAGACGAAAGATAGTCCTAAACTCCGCAGCCAACTGCGACAATACCTAGAACCCCGTACTAGTGGCATATTAGAAGCTATCAATGAACAGGTATTAGAACGTGCTAAGGAGGATCTCAAGGATCAAGGCTATAAGGGATTAGTGGTGATTGTTGATAATCTTGATCGCGTCGATATTTCTCCCAAAGCCTCCGGTCGTTCTCAGCCAGAGTATTTGTTTATTGATCGCGGTGAGCAGTTAAAAAAACTCAATTGTCATTTAGTCTACACAATTCCTTTAGTATTAATTTTCTCTAATGAATTAAGTACTCTGACAAATCGTTTCGGAGTCAAGCCTATAATCTTACCAATGGTAACAGTCAAGAACCGTGAAGGAAGCTATAACTCAGAAGGCATGAGGCTTTTGCGCCAAATGGTTCTCGCACGCGCCTTTCCTTGGCTGGATGAAGCAGAAAGGTTGAGCCGGATTTATGAGGTTTTTGACTCCGATGAAACCTTAGATCGTCTTTGTCGAGTTAGCGGTGGTCATGTGCGAAATCTGTTGGTGCTGCTTTACAGTTGTTTGCAAGAAGATGACCCTCCCATTCAGCAGGACTGTTTAGAAATGGTTATCCGTGAGTACCGAGATGACTTAGTTTCCGCAATTAGTGACAGTGAGTGGACGTTGCTGCTGCAAGTTCTGCAACAGCGAGACAATGTGAAAGGAGAGGACGAATACCAAATTCTGCTGCGAAGTATGTTTTTATTTGAATACCGGGATATGGACGGACGCTGGTTTGATATTAACCCAGCGATCGCAGAATCAAAAAAATTTCAGTTATGA